A window of Cellulosimicrobium protaetiae genomic DNA:
GCGGGCGGTCGGCGTTGTAGTCCGGCAGCGGGTTCCAGTCCGCGTCGAAGTGCTCGGGGATGCGCCACTGGTTCTCGCTCGCCCAGCCGATCACGCGGTCCGCGATCGACGCGGCGCGGCCCAGCCACTCGGCGTCGCCGGTCGCGTCGTGAGCCGCGAGCAGCGCCTCGACCGCGTGCATGTTCGCGTTGACCCCGCGGTACTCGTCGAGCACGGACCAGTCGCGCGACCACTCGTCGGCGTGCATCCGGGGCCCGGGCTCCCAGAACCGCTGGTCGAGCACGGCGAGCGCCGCGTCGAGCAGCTCGCGCGCACCCTCACGTCCCGCGATCGTCCCCGACGCCGCGGCGAGCACCACGAACGCGTGCGCGTACGCGCTCTTCGTCCCGTCGACCGGCCCCTCCTCCGTCGCCGCGAGGTCGCCGGGGCGGGGGCCCGGACCGCGCGAGGAGACCCAGCCGCCGTTCTCCGCGTCGACGAGCACGCTCCGCAGGCCCTGCAGGGCCCTGTCCGCGAGGTCGCCCGCGCCGGGGACGCCCAGCAGGGACGAGAAGGCGTAGACGTGCGCCATGCGCGCCGTGATCCACGTGTGCACCGGCCGCGCGAGGTCGGGGACGTCGTCGTCGTCGAGCCACTGCGCGGCGCCGTCCGCCCGCAGCGAGGCCGCGCCGAAGTACAGGAGGTCGGCGAGCTGGTCGCGCCGCCATGCCGTGAGGTCGGCCCTGGGGTCGACCCGGGGGGCCGCTGCGGTCGAGGGCTGCTCGGACGGGTGCTCGGTCATGTCTCGGTCCTTCTCGTGCTGGGAAACGTGGCGCCGCGCCGGGTGCGGTGCCGTACGGCGCGGTGCTGGTACGGCGCGGTGCCCCGGGACGATCATCCCGGGGCACCGCCGGTGGTGCACGCCTACCTCACCCCGGTCGGACGCGGGGCGGGGCGGGCGCAAGGGTTCAGCCGCAGGTCACGGCGGCGTAGTCCGCCGTGATCGACGCGGTCACCCCCTCGTCTCCGCGGGTCGCCTCGACGGTGACCGTGCCGGCCTCGACCGACGTCGCCCGCGTCGCGAACGACTGGTAGGCGTTGGCCCCCGGCGCGACGGCCGCGAACTCCTTGGTGCCGAACCGCGTGACGAGCCGGACGGCGACGGGCGCGTCCTCGCCGTTCTCGGCGCGGACCGCGACGTACGCCTTGCCGGCGAGGCAGCGCGTGCTCACCGTGACGTCGATCGCGAGCGTGGGCTGGCCCTCGGTCACGGTCACGGGGACCTCGACCACCTGGCTGGTCCAGCCGTCGTCGACCACGACGTACGCGGTGTACGTCCCGGCCGCCGCGTAGGCGTGCGAGCCGGAGACGGACCCGTCCGTCACCGTGCCCGCCGCGACGTCGGAGCCGTCGCCCCACGTGACCGCCGCGCGGAGCTCGGCACCCTCGCGGCCGCCGGTCACCTGGGCGAGCACCGCGTCCGTGGACTGCCCGACGGCGAGGGTCACGCCGTCCGCGGCCGTCACCTCGAGCGCGGGGTGCTCGGCGAACGTGCCGTCGTGCGCGACCGCGACCACGTGGATGCGGCCGTCGCGCGAGAGCTCGCCCGGCTGGTCCGGGAGCGTGAGGCTCACGGCCCGCTTGCCCTCGGGGAGCGTGATCGGCGCCGTCGCGAAGAACGCGGCGGGGGTACCGGTCTGCGGGCTGCCACCACGCAGGCGGTTGTCCGTCACGGCGACGGGGATGTTGCCGAACACGGGGTTGCGCGCCGCGCCCGACCAGTCGCCGAAGCTCAGGTCGATGGGCTGCGACGAGCCGTCGTCGAAGGTCAGCACGCCCTGGGCCTGCTGGTTCTTCTCCGTGCCGGTACCGATCACCGAGAGCTGCTCGGCGTCCGCGGGGACCTCGAGCTCGATGGTCTGGCCGTCACCCGTCGCGTTGTCCGGCTGGCCGGCGGGGATGGCCGGGACGTCGAACGCGAGGTCGGTGCCGGGCACCGTCGCGCGCTCGCCCTGGACGAAGCCCTTCGCCGCGAGCTGGGCCCGGTCGAAGAACACGCCCTGGCCGTCGCACGAGCCGACGGTCGTGCCGAGGTCGCCGATGCAGACGTTGTCGTACGCACCGAGCAGCGAGCCCTCGCGCAGGAGCGAGACCGTGACGTACGAGGAGGCCGAGACGGTCTCGATCCCCTCGCCCGAGACCGTGACGGTCACCGGGTAGACGCCCGGGGCGGCCCACGAGTGCGCGGCGTTCACCGCGTACCCGCCGAACGCGCCCGCCTGGAGCGAGCCCGCGGCCGGCTCGGAGCCGTCGCCGAACGCGACCTGCACGTCGAGCGCCGACGCGTCGCCCTCGACCCCGGTGAGGGTCGCGAACGAGCCCGAGACCTCGCGCGCGGTCACCGTCTCGCGGTCCGGGGCCGCCGAGAGCGTGAGCTCCTCGGCGCCCGAGGCCTTCGGGTCGGCCAGGAGCTCGACCTCGGCGAGCGACAGCGCGCCGTCACCGGCCGTGGCCGTCACGGAGACGCGGTACTGCGCGAACGCCGTCGGCTCCGCGACCGTGAACGGCCGCGTCTGCAGCGCCCAGCGGAACTGCTCGCCGGACCGCTCGTCGAGCGTCGTCCACGTCTCGCCGTCGTCGGAGCCCTCGAGGGTCCACGCGGAGGGCGACGCCGTCCCGCTCGCCCCGGAGGTGAGGGTGTACGACCCGACCGTCGGCCGGATGCCGTTGCCCGCCCACGTGATCGACGGGGTCGCCGTGGCGAACGTCGTGCGCGTGCCGGACGTGTTGTCCGTCAGCGCCGCGGCGCTCGTGGTCGCGTCACCGTCGACGACGGTCGTCGTGCCGAGACCCGTCGTCGTCGCGTCCTGGACCGGCGCCGGGGGCTCGTCGCCCTCCGTGAGCGACGGCGGGGCGTCGTCCTCGCCGGTGCCCCAGGCAGACGGATCCGGACCCATGACGAAGTCCAGCGTCGCGCCGCCCGAGAGGTCGGCCTGCGAGAGCGACGTCGAGGTGCGGGCCTCGCCGTCCACCGCGAGGGACTGCACGTAGACGTTGTCCACCGAGTTGTTCTCGGCGTTGACCACGAGGTCGCCGTCCGGCAGGTGCACGGTCGCCTTGTCGAAGAGCGGCGAGCCGACCGCGTACTGGTCGGAGCCGACCTGGAGCGGGTAGAAGCCGAGCGAGGCGAAGATCCACCACGACGACATCTCGCCGTTGTCCTCGTCGCCCGGGTAGCCCTGGCCGATCTCGCTGCCGACGAACAGGCGGCGGGTGACCTCACGGACCTTCTCCTGGGCCTTCGAGGGCGCGCCCGCGGCGTCGTACAGCCACGGGATGTGGTGCGACACCTGGTTGCTCATGCCCCACATGCCCATGCGGACGTCGCGCGCCTCGCGCTGCTCGTGGATGCCGCCGTTGCCGGCGCCCTTCTCCGGGGTGGAGAAGAACAGGTCGAGCTTGTCCTCGAGGCCCTGCTTGCCGCCGTAGAGGTTCGCCAGGCCCTGGCCGTCCTGCGGCGCGTGGAACGCGAAGTTCCAGCCGCTCGTCTCGGTGTACCCGCCGCCCCACGCCTCGGGGTTGTAGGTCTCCGGGTCGACGGCCCACGTGCCGTCCTCGTGCCGCGGCACGAAGAAGTCCACCTCGGGGTCGAACAGCTCGACGTAGTGCGTGGCACGCTCGAGGAAGTACGAGGACTCCTCGCGCAGCGTCTCGCGGCGCTCGTCCGGCGTGGCCGGGTCCTCCGCGAGGGCGGCCGCCATGTTGCCGATGCCGAAGTCGTTGATCAGCCCCTCCAGGCCCCACGACACGGACTCGTGCGTGGACTCCGGGGTGAACCCGAGGAAGGGCGACGTCTGCAGGCCCTTGCGGCCCACGGCGTTGTTCGGCGGCGCGACGGACGCGTTGCGCAGCGCGGCGTCGTACGCCTCGAGCGCGGAGTCCGTCGGGAGCGAGCCCTTGAGGTACGCGTCCGCGAACGCGACGTCGGAGCTCGTGCCCGTCATGAGGTCGGCGTAGCCCGGGGAGGACCAGCGCGCGATCCAGCCGCCGTCGCGGTACTGCTGGACGAACCCGTCGATGAGCTCGCCCGCGAGCTCGGGGTACAGGAG
This region includes:
- a CDS encoding GH92 family glycosyl hydrolase; the protein is MTRNRPPGAAATPRSGSGRARPLGLALAAALTVPLAVPVGVLTAAPAAAAEPGDFSSSFESGDPAALATTVAERDGAPWQANVGSFTSGLPGSVLGTLKAVTASAQNLPNEGAANLADGSSGTKWLAFASTGWVRYEFAEPVSFVAYSMTSADDSAGRDPKNWIVEGSNDGTTWTPLDQRTDEDFPNRQQTRTFELDEPTEAYTYLRLNVTANSGDGIVQLAGWDLSSDLSAGPSAAPMTTKVGTGPRVNFTNKAGVGFSGLASLRYDGSHLADGETYATNVLYDDVDVVVGEDTRLSYTIFPELLDDLQYPSTYASVDVQFTDGTYLSDLGARDAHETVATAQAQGEGKILYADQWNSVRIDLGDVAAGKTVDQVLLGYDNPGGHAGTKFAGWLDDVAITASPATIDGSSLANYVDTRRGTLASGSFSRGNNIPATATPNGFNFWTPYTNASSQSWLYEYHKANNANNKPVLQGFGISHEPSPWMGDRNQLTFLPSTVSGTPNATLSTRGLEFDHADELARPDYYGVTFTNQSAIEATPTDHGAVLRFSYPGNTGHVLVDKVDGSSKLTFDQATGTISGWVENGSGLSVGRTRMFVAGTFDRSPTAVGTAAGNRADARFATFDTSSDKTVELRVATSFISLDQARKNLDLEVTGKTFTEVKAAAAQAWNDRLGVIEVEGASEDQLVTLYSNLYRLNLYPNSQFENTGTAEAPVYRYASPVSATTGSATDTQTNAKIVDGKIYVNNGFWDTYRTAWPAYSLLYPELAGELIDGFVQQYRDGGWIARWSSPGYADLMTGTSSDVAFADAYLKGSLPTDSALEAYDAALRNASVAPPNNAVGRKGLQTSPFLGFTPESTHESVSWGLEGLINDFGIGNMAAALAEDPATPDERRETLREESSYFLERATHYVELFDPEVDFFVPRHEDGTWAVDPETYNPEAWGGGYTETSGWNFAFHAPQDGQGLANLYGGKQGLEDKLDLFFSTPEKGAGNGGIHEQREARDVRMGMWGMSNQVSHHIPWLYDAAGAPSKAQEKVREVTRRLFVGSEIGQGYPGDEDNGEMSSWWIFASLGFYPLQVGSDQYAVGSPLFDKATVHLPDGDLVVNAENNSVDNVYVQSLAVDGEARTSTSLSQADLSGGATLDFVMGPDPSAWGTGEDDAPPSLTEGDEPPAPVQDATTTGLGTTTVVDGDATTSAAALTDNTSGTRTTFATATPSITWAGNGIRPTVGSYTLTSGASGTASPSAWTLEGSDDGETWTTLDERSGEQFRWALQTRPFTVAEPTAFAQYRVSVTATAGDGALSLAEVELLADPKASGAEELTLSAAPDRETVTAREVSGSFATLTGVEGDASALDVQVAFGDGSEPAAGSLQAGAFGGYAVNAAHSWAAPGVYPVTVTVSGEGIETVSASSYVTVSLLREGSLLGAYDNVCIGDLGTTVGSCDGQGVFFDRAQLAAKGFVQGERATVPGTDLAFDVPAIPAGQPDNATGDGQTIELEVPADAEQLSVIGTGTEKNQQAQGVLTFDDGSSQPIDLSFGDWSGAARNPVFGNIPVAVTDNRLRGGSPQTGTPAAFFATAPITLPEGKRAVSLTLPDQPGELSRDGRIHVVAVAHDGTFAEHPALEVTAADGVTLAVGQSTDAVLAQVTGGREGAELRAAVTWGDGSDVAAGTVTDGSVSGSHAYAAAGTYTAYVVVDDGWTSQVVEVPVTVTEGQPTLAIDVTVSTRCLAGKAYVAVRAENGEDAPVAVRLVTRFGTKEFAAVAPGANAYQSFATRATSVEAGTVTVEATRGDEGVTASITADYAAVTCG
- a CDS encoding AGE family epimerase/isomerase, which produces MTEHPSEQPSTAAAPRVDPRADLTAWRRDQLADLLYFGAASLRADGAAQWLDDDDVPDLARPVHTWITARMAHVYAFSSLLGVPGAGDLADRALQGLRSVLVDAENGGWVSSRGPGPRPGDLAATEEGPVDGTKSAYAHAFVVLAAASGTIAGREGARELLDAALAVLDQRFWEPGPRMHADEWSRDWSVLDEYRGVNANMHAVEALLAAHDATGDAEWLGRAASIADRVIGWASENQWRIPEHFDADWNPLPDYNADRPRDPFKPYGSTPGHGLEWARLLLQVDVASGTPGARTEAAVALFDRAVADGWDGEHGGGFVYTVDWSGVPVEPRRYHWVAAEAVAAADVLARVTGESHFTEAAAGWWAWIDRFLVDPERGSWHHELDTANRPDGVTWVGKPDVYHAAQAVILPDLPLTGSIAASAKAAGSILG